The following nucleotide sequence is from Thermostaphylospora chromogena.
CATCCGCTCTGACCGCTTCCACGTTCTCGGACATGCCTTCTCCGTTCAGCAGGGCGGTGCGCGATCGGGAACGGGGCGGCCCATGACGACGTCGGCGGCGGTGGGGAAGCACTCCACACAGGCGTCGTTGATCCGGTACAGGCTTGCCGTACCACGGTGCTCGACCAGGACGAACCCCACCTCGGCCAGCACCTTCAGGTGGGCCGAGACGGTCGATTGCCCGACCTCGACGGCCTCCACGATCTCCTTGACCGCCAGCGGCGTGTGAGCACGGGCGAGCAGGGTCAGGATCTGGATACGCGTGGCGTCGGCCAGAGCCTTGAACCAACCGG
It contains:
- a CDS encoding ArsR/SmtB family transcription factor, whose protein sequence is MKERARPLDRATAARYAGWFKALADATRIQILTLLARAHTPLAVKEIVEAVEVGQSTVSAHLKVLAEVGFVLVEHRGTASLYRINDACVECFPTAADVVMGRPVPDRAPPC